A genomic region of Platichthys flesus chromosome 4, fPlaFle2.1, whole genome shotgun sequence contains the following coding sequences:
- the LOC133952182 gene encoding uncharacterized protein LOC133952182, producing the protein MSSKRTYLSGAQKRKKKRTEDEKKEQDKGTLLKYFGAQPTVPAPDVSSSVSASTADDTAGSPPADLQSPESEEELLPIEEQLPALTVTDTPTSTSAGITGPSAASTAMDVPSTPSTSTSYQGGSTAPPTDPAEWSAFLSDSERTDLVRRGPVQISDTFTFPKKSNG; encoded by the exons ATGTCATCTAAAAGGACGTATCTCTCTGGTGCCCAAAaacggaaaaagaaaaggacagaagatgagaaaaaagagcaaGATAAAG gAACACTGTTGAAGTATTTTGGAGCACAACCAACTGTACCTGCCCCCGATGTGTCATCAAGTGTCAGTGCCTCCACAGCTGATGATACAGCAG GTTCACCCCCAGCAGACTTACAGTCACCTGAAAGTGAGGAAGAACTTTTACCCATTGAGGAACAGTTACCAGCATTGACAGTCACTGATACACCGACTTCAACCTCTGCCGGCATAACAG GTCCTTCTGCAGCATCCACTGCTATGgatgtcccatccactccctCAACAAGCACCAGCTATCAAGGTGGATCAACAGCTCCTCCAACTGACCCAGCTGAATGGTCAGCATTCCTGTCTGACTCAGAAAGGACTGATCTGGTAAGAAGAGGGCCAGTGCAAATTAGTGACACCTTCACCTTCCCCAAAAAATCTAATGGTTGA